In Candidatus Sodalis pierantonius str. SOPE, one DNA window encodes the following:
- a CDS encoding Gfo/Idh/MocA family protein, protein MIRFAVIGTNWITRQFIDAAHESGKLKLTAIYSRQLTQAGALAADYPVEQCFDSLEQLSTSDLIDAVYIASPNALHCQQSLLFMRQGKHVICEKPLASTLAEAEQMIACALEHQVVLFETFKTAYLPNFQALQRALPSVGRLRKGLLNYCQYSSRYDKYLAGENPNTFNPHFSNGSIMDIGFYPLATAVTLWGEPERVQARASLLPSGVDGHGTVILDYGDFDITLLHSKVSQSALPSEIQGETGSLLIEKIGECQRLTLVARNGNQQDLSQLQHINSMLYEAHAFADRIAQRQSEHPALAITRSTARLLTEIRRQTGVVFPADTSAQGETS, encoded by the coding sequence ATGATTCGTTTCGCAGTCATAGGTACCAATTGGATCACCCGTCAGTTTATCGATGCCGCTCATGAAAGCGGTAAGCTAAAACTGACCGCCATTTATTCGCGCCAGCTGACCCAGGCCGGCGCCCTGGCGGCAGATTATCCGGTCGAACAGTGTTTTGATTCTCTGGAGCAGCTTTCCACCTCCGACCTGATTGACGCGGTGTATATCGCCAGCCCCAACGCCCTGCATTGTCAGCAGAGCCTGCTGTTTATGCGCCAGGGTAAACACGTGATCTGTGAAAAACCGCTCGCTTCCACGCTAGCTGAGGCGGAACAGATGATTGCCTGTGCCCTTGAGCATCAGGTGGTGCTGTTCGAGACGTTCAAAACCGCCTATCTGCCCAATTTCCAGGCGCTCCAACGGGCACTCCCGAGCGTCGGGCGACTGCGTAAAGGGCTTCTGAATTACTGCCAGTACTCTTCGCGCTACGACAAATATCTTGCCGGCGAGAATCCCAACACCTTTAATCCCCATTTCTCCAACGGCTCGATCATGGATATTGGCTTTTATCCGCTGGCGACCGCGGTGACCCTATGGGGGGAACCGGAACGGGTGCAGGCCAGAGCGTCGCTGTTGCCCAGCGGCGTGGACGGCCACGGCACGGTCATTCTCGATTACGGCGATTTTGACATTACCCTGCTGCACTCCAAAGTGAGCCAGTCCGCGCTGCCGAGCGAGATCCAGGGCGAGACCGGGTCGCTGCTTATTGAGAAAATAGGCGAATGCCAGCGCCTGACGCTGGTTGCCCGCAACGGCAATCAGCAAGATCTGAGCCAACTGCAGCATATCAACAGTATGCTGTATGAGGCGCATGCGTTCGCCGATCGGATAGCGCAACGGCAAAGCGAACATCCCGCGCTGGCGATAACCCGCAGCACGGCGCGGCTACTCACCGAAATCCGGCGGCAAACCGGGGTCGTTTTCCCTGCCGACACGTCAGCGCAAGGTGAGACAAGCTAA
- a CDS encoding glutamine amidotransferase: MQNSNHLLILQTGDAPESVRREHGNFDRMFILAGEVNEARVQVVYLPGGERPEAPETYAGVMITGSEAMVTDKLPWSEYAADWLRRAVAGNTPVFGACYGHQLLAYALGGKVDYHPDGMELGTQAIELLPAAADDVLLTALPRRFGANLVHSQSVLTLPSGATVLGRSAHDPHQILRYGLNVITTQFHPEFTAAIMRSYLVRMMAQEPKRRDNYQHLEGQIVATPHSQGLLVRFVRRCLRGDVTV; the protein is encoded by the coding sequence ATGCAAAATAGTAATCACTTACTTATCTTGCAGACCGGCGATGCCCCCGAATCGGTCAGGCGCGAGCACGGCAACTTTGACCGCATGTTCATACTGGCCGGTGAAGTCAATGAGGCGCGCGTTCAGGTGGTTTATCTGCCCGGTGGCGAGCGGCCTGAAGCGCCAGAAACCTATGCTGGCGTCATGATTACCGGCTCCGAGGCGATGGTGACGGACAAACTGCCCTGGAGCGAGTACGCCGCCGATTGGCTACGCCGGGCGGTGGCGGGGAACACGCCCGTTTTCGGCGCCTGTTATGGTCATCAGTTGCTGGCCTATGCGCTGGGCGGTAAGGTGGATTATCACCCCGACGGCATGGAGCTGGGCACTCAGGCCATCGAACTGCTGCCGGCGGCGGCGGATGACGTGCTGCTGACGGCGCTACCCCGGCGTTTCGGCGCCAATTTGGTGCACTCGCAGTCAGTGCTTACTTTGCCTTCAGGCGCTACGGTGCTTGGCCGTTCCGCTCATGATCCCCACCAGATCCTGCGCTATGGGCTCAACGTTATCACTACCCAGTTTCATCCTGAGTTCACCGCAGCCATCATGCGCAGCTATTTGGTGCGCATGATGGCGCAAGAGCCGAAACGGCGCGACAATTACCAGCATCTGGAGGGTCAAATCGTCGCTACGCCCCACAGCCAGGGTCTACTGGTGCGCTTCGTGCGCCGCTGTTTGCGCGGTGATGTTACGGTTTGA